TCTTAACGCTTCAATTTTGTTTGTTGCTTTTAATTCCAGAATAATGTTTTCCCTTTTAATTCTTTTATTAAGTTTAATGTTTCTCAGTATTTTGTCATAATTTACTGAGTAGTCTAATTTTTTTGCATTCAAAGAAACAGTTTTAACCTCTTCAGTTATTGTTTCTAAATGTAGAATAGTTTCTCTGAATAAGTCTTGCATTATCATTAGATGTTTATTTGGACATTCAAATGTGATTTTACTTCCCTCTCGCTTAATTGATAAAGAAATGTCGTCTCGTCTTGCGTTGATATATTGTGAAAAATCATTCTTCACTTGTTGAGTGAAGAAACCTTCTTTCCTTAGTTCATTTTTTAAATCCCATGTAAGTATTTTTGCTAAATTATCGTATGCAAATGATACTGTAATTTGAGTATTTTTCTCTGTTCTTAATAATTTTCTTAATCCATTTTTGTTTACTTTAAATAGCAGGTTTATTATTGGTGTTGAAATTATTGTTGGCAAGAAAACCATTATTATAACTATTCCAAATATTTTCTGACTTATGAAATTGGAAGAAAGTGCTACGTTTGCAATAATTAATGATATCTCGCCCCTTGGAATCATCCCAAAAGCTATTCTTAGAGCACCAAGCTTATTAAAACCTAGGAAACACGCTGGGATAAAGCAATATACAAGCTTAGTAGCTATTGCTACGCAACTGAGCAGGACTCCTAATATCATGACTTCTCTTGATAATATTTCATTAATATCAGCCATAAGTCCTATTGATGTAAAAAATATTGGTATAAAAAATCTTTCAAATATTGTTAATTTGTCTTGAATTACATATACAATATCTGTTTTTGACATGGCAAGGCCAAATACATAGGCTCCAATCACAAATGACATTCCTAAATTTTGGAAAAAACTAGAGACAATAAAAGCTAGGGCAATAGTTATTACCGTAGCTAGCGTAACGCTATTTAACCTTTTAAGTAATTTTGAGATTGGTTCTGATAATAAAATTAATATTAACGTTAGGCAGAGCCATATTAGTATGTTCTGGATTGTGGCCATAATTGAACTTGCAATATCAAGTTCTGATATTGATCTTGCTATTGTTATCACACTTGTTAGCATTATCATAGAGAGAACATCATCAATTATTGAAGTAGATATTATTGTAACTCCCTCCGATGTACTCATCTTTTTCTTCGCTGAGAGTATGCTTGCAGCAATTCCTGCTGAGGTGGGGGTGCCAATGATCCCTATAAAAAGAGATGTGGGACTAATGAGCTGGACATCAAAAAGAATTGTAGATACTAGTACGAAGCTTAAAAAGGTCCCAATTACTTCTGTAGTTCCTATTAATCCTCCACGAGGTAGGAATTTAAGGAATAGCTTTAGGTCAGTCTCAAGGCCTGCTGTGAAGAGAAGAATAATTGAAGCTATTGTTGAAATTGCAAATATTTCTTCGTTTATTAGGTAATTGTCGCTAATGCGAGTAATTCCTAATGGAAACAGCAGAGGTATTTTAACCTTTCCAAGAAACGTTGGACTTAAGATAATTCCGGCTGTTATTTGTCCTATAACCTTAGGTATCCCGAATTTTCCTACCAGATTACCAAGAAAACTAGCACCAATTACAATAACAGCCAGAGTCATTACAAATGAAGACATTTTGGCTTCAACATGATGGCCCGCGTCTTGAGCATAGTCTAGCGCTCCAAACGCGATCATAGGATTTAGAATGAGCAATGTTTTGTAGACGGATTTTCCATTCATTATTTAATCTCTTCTTTAAAATTTGATTTTAATAGCTTTGACAGGTTTTCAATGACTTCACTCTCTTTCTCTCCACTTGCTACGACGGTTATCCTCTGTTTGTATATTACTCCGAGTATGATGACCTCAATTGTAGATTTAGCATCGGCTTGTCTACCGTCCCTTGTAACCAATCTTACATCGCAACAAGGATATTTACTTGCAAGTAGCGAAATCATGCTAGATGGCCTTGAATGAATGCCTTCTTTGTTGGTTATCTCAATTTCTACTGTTTGCATTTAATGTTACTTACTTATTTTCTTTTTTATTTTTTTCTTTATTTGCCGTGTTTTGAAGCCTGTCCACTAGGCTTTCTACTAGTTGATACAACTCCTTACCCTTTTCTTCAATGTGGATTATTTTACCCCAGTTAAAATGAAGATGAGCATCTATGTCAAAAACATCGTTCTCTTTCTTTATTGTAATTTTCAAACTTTCTGAGTTTTGTTTAATATGAGTCCCAATTTTACCCAATTTTTTTAAAATAAAATCCTCTGTAGCAGCACTTAAGTGATAGTTAATAGCTTGTATTTTAGGTTCCATGACCTTCCCCCTCAAGTTTTAATTCATTCCTGTATTTGTTTACAGTCCTTCTTGAAATAGAGATTCCCTTGGATTTCAGTATATCAGAAATTCTACTATCAGACATCTTTTTATCTTTGGCTAAAATTCCTTTTATTACTAATTTAATACTTAATTTTGAAAATTCATTTGTTTTTGAACCCCCTACTGAATTAAATAATTTCCTAACAGCAATTATTCCCCAGTCGAACTTTAGATATTTATTTTTTATTGTTCTTGATATCGTTGATTTTGATAGGTTAATTTTTTCAGATATGTCAGCCAGTTTCATTGGCCTTAAACTCTTAAATCCTCTTCGTAAAAATTCTTTTTGAAGTGTATATATTGCTATTGCTATTTTGGCTAGTACTTCGTCTCTATATCTTAAAGATTCAATCAGCCATTTTGCTTGTCTATATTTTTTACAATCTTTAACTTCGGGTTTTCTTAACTCTTTTTTAAAGATATTTACTTCTTTAATTTTTATCTCAAGTTTATCGTCTTTATTTATGATGATGATATCAGGTTCAATATAGTGATTTGTGTCTTTCATGTCTTTAAATTCAAATGTTGGATTAGGATTAAGCGTAGTTTTAATTGCTTCAATAGCTTGATTGAAAACTTCAGTACTGATTTTAAGTTCTTCTTTTATTTTTTCTTGACCATTATCAAGTAAATCTGCTCTTTGAAGAATTTTAATTACATTGTTGTCTAATTTATGGTATTTTGCTTGCAGTATTAATGACTCTATTATGTTGAATACACAAATTCCTACTGGATCAAATTTTTGAATTAGTTCAATTATTCGATTGACTTGTGGCCAATCTTCCTTTTTGAATAACTCGTAGGGATTTATTACATGAAAACCTTTGTTGTCTAAATTACTTATTATCGTTTCTCCTATTTTAATCTCATCTTCACTCAATTTTTGAATTCTTAGTTGGAACAAAAGATGTTCTTTAAGAGAGGGTTTAGTTGACGTTTTCTCCAATGCAATTTCGTATTGAGTTTTAGTGTTCTCATCTTCTTTGTAGAAAAGTTTCCTAAACTTATAGGTTCGTAGTGTTTCAAAAAATATTTGATTTGGATTTAATTGAAGGTATTCGTTATTTTCAACTTCATTTAGTATAATCTGTGCTAGAGCTTTTGTATCAAGACTTAGCATTTTAATCGTGTTTATTTGGGCTATGTGTAATTTTTGTGCTAACTGCAGGGTTTGCTTAATCATCTCTACATGAAAATATATAGTATTCCACTAGATATTATCAGTATTGCAGAGCTAATTTTTTTGTAAGCTAATAAAACAATTAAATTTAGTGCTGCAAGTGAAAAGCTCTTTAAAAGTTCTGTGCTACTATCGCCTATTTTTAAGAATATACTTTCAAGTAAAATAACTACGGTAATCAACCACAATGCTATGATTACAGGCCTTAAGCTTTCAAGATAATACTTTAGGAAACTTATCTTATGTAGTACCAGTGTGAGAAGCGTAATAATTAATAACGGTGCGGTGATTAGAGCTACTGTGGCAACGACGGCACCGCTAACTCCGGCAATTTTTGCACCCACATATGTTGCTATATTGGTGGCAATTGGCCCAGGAGTAATTCTAGATATTGTAATAATATTGATAAATTCTTCCTTTGTTATCCATTGTTTATTAGTAATTATTTCTTTATTAATTATTGCTGTAATTCCATTCCCTCCACCAAAATTTAGAATCCCTATTTTAAAGAAGGTGATGAATAGATTTATTAAGGTCAAGCTTGTGCCTTTTTTTGCAAAAATCTCTTCTTTACTGTGTATGTTGTAAAGCATGCGAACAAGAAGACTATTAGTATGTATGTTATGTCTATACGGAATCTATGTATCATGTATGTTATTCCTAAACATATTATCCATTTGATTATTGATTTCTTCAGCATTTTTTTTGAGAAATCAAGTATAACCATTGACATTAGTATGGTTGAGGATATTTTTGCACCATCAAGAAATTTTTCTAAATAAATGTTATTTGAATCTAAAGTTACGTGGAGTGCTAGTACTGTGATTACAATTATGGAAGGCAAGATTCCAGCAATAGTTAATAAAATTGCTCCTCTAAAGCCCTTAAGCTTTTTCCCAATTAAGAATGCAAAATTTATGGCAGTTACTCCGGGGACTACATTGGATGTGGCAAGTATTTCATTGAAATCCCTTTCAGATATTAGTTTTTTGTTATTCACAATTGTTTTCCTCAGTTCAGATATTATTAACAAGCCCCCCCCAATAGTTAGTGTCGTTATTTTAAGTACGAGGTAGAATAACTTAAATAAACCATACGATTCCTCTTTTTGTTCCTTCATAAGCCCCTTACTTTAAATTTAATGGTTGGCATATTGGGTGTAATTATACCATGTTGCAGAATTTTATTTTGCGTTGTTTTATATGCTATAATTTGCTGGCTTATGAGTGGTCAGCCAATAACATCAAGTGTATTCAAGGAGATATTTGTCTTTCAAAACTATATTAATGGAATGCTTGAGACAATAATAGGCTATGGGTTTAAAATCCTTGTAGCGGTTTTTATATGGTATTGCTTAAGGTTTCTTATTAAGAAGTTGAGTAAGTTATTTTTTAAAACTTTAGAAAGAGCAAGGTTGGAGACAAAACTAGATTCTACTATTTTCAATTTTTTAAAGTCTTTGTTTAAAGTAATGCTAGATATGGTTTTAATTTTGATCATTTTGCCTTATCTTGGGTTTTCCACAACTTCAATTTTTGCTATATTTGGATCTTTAAGTATTGCAATCGGGCTTGCTGCTCAGGGAATTTTATCTAATTTTGTCAGTGGTTTAATTGTTCTAAACTCTAATTTTTTTAAAATCGGTGACTACATTAAATGCGATGATGTTGAGGGACAGGTAGATGATGTTCAGATATTTTTTACTACACTCAAGACTGTGGATGGCAGGGTTGTAAAGGTTCCAAATAGTAAGTTTACAAACACATCGGTTGTTAATTTTTCCACAAAACCTAAAAGAAGGATTTCTTTAAGCTTTCAGGTGCCTTATGACACAGACATTGACGTACTTAAAAGTAAAATGGCAAATTTGGTGTTTTCATTGGACAAGGAACAGTACGGCATTGCAGATCCTAGTGTTGTTGTAGAAAGCTATACTCCTTATTACATAGTCATGCAAATAAGATGTTTTGTAAATACGGAATTTTTTTGGGATTTTCAGTATTTCATAGCAGAAAACATCAGGTGCGTTTTGGCCAATATGGGAATAAAATTCCCCATTCATACTATCGATTTTAACAAACTGTATTAGTAGTATAATTCTTAATTATTTCACAGTAGTACTCTTCGATTTTTTCTATGAAAAACGAGCTTGAAAAGGAGAGGGAGCTGTCTTCTGTGTTTTTTTGAAAAATCTTTAATTTCCCCTCATCTCCTACTATCTCGTTAATGTATTTGTGTATATCCTCATAATTGTCTATTAAGAAGCCATTTTTTCCTTGTGAGATTACGTCTTTATATATTACGTCATTAATAAGTACAGCAGGTGTACCAGCGGTTAAAGCTTCAATTACTGTCATTGGATACACCTCGCTTTTTGATAAACTTGCAAAGACATCAGAGATCTTATAGTAGTAATACATTTCTTCCCATGGAATTGTTCCAATAAGTATTATTTGTCCTTCAAGACCAAATTTTCGTTTAAAACGCCTTATCTCGTTTTCTTCTCGGCCTTTTCCTATAAGAATTAATTTATAATTTTTGTTGTCAACTAAAAGGTTTCTTAAGTGTTTTATTAATAGGTGTATGTTTTTCTCTTTATTTAACCTACCAACAAACACTATGATTTTATCATTTTCGCATATTCCATGTTTGTTTAAAATTTCTTTTCGCTTTGTTGTATCTAGATGTTTTATGAAAAGGTCCCTGTCAACTCCATTTGGAATTATTTTGTAATCGGATTGCTTTGCAAGTTTGAAATATTTGTCTCGTGCCTTAATTGATGGATAGATGAAATGATGTACTTGAGAGTAAAATTTTTTCATTATTTTGTCTGGATTGGTTAAATATTTTAAAATCCCTAAATAATGTAGATAAAAATCCCACATTGTGTGATTTGTGTGTACTATTGGGATATTTTGTTCTAAAGCCATTTTTTTCCCAATCTTACCCATAGTAAATTCGGAGTGTGTATGAATTATTTCAGGTTGGTATTCACGTATTATTTTTCTTATGCGTGATTTATTTGGAAAAGCTATTCTAGCATCTACCTTGTGATTAAGTTTGATTGACAGACAACGGTAAACATTATTTTCTTCTAAAGGTGCACTTCTGGAATTCGGACAAAAAATGTAAACAGTATGTCCTTTCTTTTCAAAACCTTCTTTAATTTGTTTTATAGAAGTTGCTACACCGTTTTTGTCTGGAAGATATGTATCTGTAAATATTGCGATTCTCATGTTTTTGCTCTAGTAGTTAAAGTATAATATATTTGGCAGTTGAATTATAATATTGTTTACATGCAAGAAGTCTACTTGTTATTGGGTAAAGAGCAGGGGTTAAAGGAAGCTTATCTAGATGGTATTTTAAGGAAGTTTAGTGCTTCGCATAGCGATTTGGTTGTGAATAAAGTTTTTCTGTCAGATTTGTCTTCTGTAGAGCTTTCTGAATTGCTTTTAACTAATTCTTTTTTTACTAAGAAGGAAGTTTTTGTCGTTTATGAAGCTGAAAATTTAAAAAACAAGAAGGAATTAGAGTTAATTTATAGTACCATTGCAAAATCTTTAAATAAGATTGTTATTTTTGTGTCTACTGAAAATTCAGTCAGCTTTGATCCCAAGAATCATTTGAAGTTGATTAAGAAAACTTTTTATGAGTTGTCTAATTCTGATAAGTTTTTGTTTGTGAAGAAAAGTTTTTTTGAGCTTGGTGTGAAGGTCACAGACAAGGCCATAAATTTAATGCTTTTCATGTTGGATTCAGACACTAAAATTTTGAAATTTTATGTAAATTCTCTTTCTCTTATTATTAAGAATAAAACTATTGATGAACATGATGTGAGTTCTTGGATTAGCTATGTAAGACCGGAGAACACTTTTTCTTTGTTTGAATCAATTTTAAAAAAGGATATGGAGGGTTCTTTAATTAAGATTAAATCCATTCTAGACCAAGGAGAAGATCTTGTTAGTGTGTTGATGAGTCTTGGTTGGCAATTTAGGAAGCTTTTAAAGATAAAGATAGATTTTCAAAATTCGGGTAACATTTCGGTTGTGTTTAAGAAACATAAAATATTTTCCTCACTAGAGAGAATTTATAAGATGGGACTTAAAAATTATTCAGATTTTGATATTAAATTTGTTTTAAAAGCGTTTCATAAGTTTGATTTGTATTCAAGAATTTATGGTAAGAATTTACATTTGAATTTAGCATATTTTATGGTATTTGCACTATTAAGACGAGATGAGACGATTCTTAGTAATTTTTCTTCTAAATTTAAGTATGATTTTTAATAATTTTTGGTGCTAGATTGAAAGGGTGTGGTTTGAGGTTTTCGCAATTGAAGCTTTTGGCTTTATTCGTGTGTTTTTTTATCTCTTGTGTATCAAAGCATGAAGCTGCGAGGGCTGTGTTGGTAGAATTTTTAGATTCTGTTAAAGATTTACAAAATAATCCTGAGAGATTTTATGGGTTTCTAAATATTGCCAATGATGATGATATGGCTGCAAGGATTGCTGGGCTTACAAAAGAGGCAAGAGATGATTTCATTCTTTACCCATTGTTTTTTAATAATATGAAATATGTAATTAAGGATAAAACCATTGTTGCAGATTCGTTTAAGTTTGAGGTTGAAATTAAAAATATTAAATTTAAAAGCGGCATGGAAAAATTTCTAAATAGGCTTAAAGAATTGGAGCCAGAGTTGGGAAGCATAAAAAATCTTTCAGCACATGAACGTAAAAGTCTGTTTGATAAAGTGATAAATGATGTTGTAAATAGTTTAAATGAGTTGGATTATGTTTCAGTTTTGCACACATTTAGTCTAGTAAAAACAGAATCTGGTGAGTATAAAATAGATCTACTAGGTGACGCTTTAACCATATCTGGCAGGAATAAGGTGCTTGATGAACTTTTTTTAAAATTATCTCCTGGGATATCTCAAAATGCTCAAGACAGCTACAACACTGGTGGTGACTTAAAGAAAGGACGGATCAGGACAGATTGACTCACAATGATAACGCTGTGTGCAATTTTATAAGAACAAATTGTTTTATTTTTATAAGTCCATATTTTGTAAATGTTTTTCTTCTGAAAATTTTTTTATTTTTTTTGCAAGATCGATATTAATATTCATCTTTTCAGCTATTTCATTTTCAGTCAAAGGCAATATATCTTCGTATGTTCCAAGTGTTTTTAAAATATTTTTTGCAAATTTTTCACCAATTCCCTCTATATCATTGTAATTTAATTTTATCTTCCCGCGTAGTCTACTATTAAACTTGTTTGCTCGCCTGTGGGCTTCGTCTCGAACATTTTGTAATACTCTAAGAGCAGGGTCTCCGCTTGCAAGATTAATGCCTTGCGTCTTGTTTGGTACAAATATTGTTTCTTCTCTTTTTGCTAGCGCACAAATAGGTACCTTATCTGCAATTTTTAATTCTTTTAATACAGAATAAGCAGAATTTAATTGCCCTTTGCCCCCGTCTACTAAGATTAGGTCAGGAAGTTCTAAATTTTCATTGATTAGCTTTGTATATCTTCTTGATACAACTTCTTTTATTGCCTTAAAATCATCAATTTCTCCATTGATTAATGAGTTTATTTTATAAACTCTATATCCGCCTTTAAAGGGTTTTCCCATAGCAAAGGTAACCAAAGATGCTACTGTTTTGTGTCCATTAATATGGGAAATATCAAATCCTTCAATTGTTTTTGGGAGTTTTGTCATTTCAAGAATAATTCTTAAATTTTCTAGTGCTTTGTGCTTCTCGTTTTCATATTCTCTTAACGCGATTTCTGCATTAGAAATTGCCATTTCCATTATTTTTATGGTATTTCTAGATTCTTCGTAAATAATCTCGGGTTGTGTGTTTTTAAGTTCACTTATCAGTTTAGTGATATTTGTGGTTTCAATATCTTTGAAAATGTATATCTTGTTGGGTACTATCATGTTCATGGATGTATAGTATTGAACTAAGAATTCTGCTACTAGTTCATCCTCTTCGTATATGCTTTCGTCAAAATTAATATCTTTTTCTACTAATTTCCCGTCTCTGTATTTAAGTATTACAATAATATTTAGCATATCGGACTTGTAAATGTATACGTAGTCTGCACTCAGCTTATTAATTTTTGTAATTATTTGAGTTTGATTTAGTTCTATTAGCGATTTTTTAGTTTCTTTTAATTTTATTGCTTGTTCAAAATCTTCTTTTTGAATTACATCTTTCATTTTTCTTTCAATTTCATCTAAAAGTCCAGATATGTTTCCATTTAGTATTGATCTTATCTTGTTTATTTCCTTTCCGTATTCTTCTTCAAGATCATCTCTGTAGCACACCCCAAGACATTGGCCCATGTGAAAGTAAAGACATGGAGTGTTTGATCTATTTTTGCATTTTCTAGTTTTAAACGTTTTATTAATAAGGTCTAGTGCTAGATCCAAATTTTTTGCATTAACGTATGGACCAAAATATTCACTTCTATCATTTATTATTTTTCTAGTTTTAAAGACTCTTGGATACTTTTCTCGTGTTATTCTTATCATAGGGTATCCCTTATCATCTTTTAACTTAATGTTGTAGTCCGGTCTGTGCTCTTTTATCAAATTACATTCTAAAAGTAAAGCCTCATATTCACTATTTGTAGTAATTATGTCTATTCTTTCTACATTTCTCATCAATATTTTTGTTTTGTGTCCAATTCTTTCCAGAAAATAGCTCTTTACTCTTGCTCTTAAATTTTTTGCTTTTCCAATGTACAACACCCTGCCAGTTGCAGAGTACATTTTGTAACACCCACTGGTAGTCGGAAATCTCTGTACTCTCTGATACAAGCCCTGTAAACGTTCAATCATGCTGCCTCACCGTTGCTTGCTTAAATAACCATTTCTGCTTTTATGATATAATATTATATCATGTTCGGGCAATTTTTAAGTGTGTTGTTTCTGTGTTTGGGGAGCTGAAGGTTTATTGTAATGAGGTTGATTTTTACATTCGTGCTATTTTTTTTGTGTATCCATGGCGTTTTTTCGCAGGAGCTTAAGCTAATTCTTGATTCGAAAGATGGCTTTAAGTTTATTCAGGAATATCATAATGTTAGCTTTGAGAAGGATAGTAGGGGCATTCTTGGAATTTATTTAGATAGACATAGGGGCGTCCTGGATGTTAGTAACGTTGATTTGCGATTGGAAATTGAGAAAGATAATCTTCTTAAGGATACCTCTTTAAATTATTTTATTGACTCAAGTAATGCTAAGGTTTCAAATTCTTTTCATAACATCTCAGGTAATTCTTTAATCTTTTACTCAAGTAGAAATACTCTTAGGCTTAAGCCAGTAACTAGGAAGGCTTTTTTTTATTCAGGCAATGTGATTTCCGATTTTACAATTCAGTTTTGGTTGTATCGCACTACTTCTGTTACCGGGGAAATGATTGTGAGCTGGAATGGATATAAAAATATTAAGGGTGCTTGGCTAGACCAGGCTATTCGGTTGGAGAGTGAAGAAGGAACTTTTGTTTGGAGCTTTAACAATGTGTTTTTGAATGAAAAAGGAGACCCTGTTAAGGTTAAGATAAAAAGCGATGATGATTTTGTTCCAAAAGAATGGCATTTACATACTATAAGGTATAAGCAGAAGGAGGGGCTGCTTGAATATTTAATAGATTCTAGACCACAGGCTATAGAGTATATTACTAATGATAGAAGAGAAGGTTCTGGTTATTTGTTAAGTATTGGTAATTTTATTGATTTTACTTTGGGGCAATATTTTACAGGAGCTATTGAAAATTTTGAAATTCATAAAAGTTTTGAGGAAGTAAGTAATGCTTTCTTCTCAAGGAATAAGGGGTACATTGTTACCGAACCAATAAGGTTATCCAAGGATTATTCTCAAATTCTTTCTATTGATTTTGACACTATGAAGCCCAGAGATACAGAGATCGTTTATTACTATAGGTTAGATAATAAGGTATTTTATGGGACAGATGGGAGTGGAGAGGTCAAGAAGAATTTGACGGGGGATTGGATTCATTTTGACCCGAAGATAGGATTTCCTGGTTCTAGTGTGTCAAAATATATACAACTTAAGGTTGAGTTTTATCCAAATGGCAATCCTTTAGATAGCCCAGCTCTTTATAGCATGATGCTTACTTATATACCTGAAGCAGCTCCCTTCCCGCCTGTTATAACAAAAGCTGTTCCAAGTTCGGGAGAGGTGTTTATTGAATGGGTTCCTGTCATTAATAGCAATATTGTGGGTTATTATATTTATATCGGGATTAGCCCCGGTAATTATCATGGTAAATCTGGGGGCGTTCTTTCGTCTCCTATTGATGTGGGCAATAAAACTGCTTTCAAAATTACAGGTCTTGAGGACGGAAGACTTTATTATATTAGTGTTGCCTCTTATAGTTTAGACAAAAGAGTAAATGAAACTTCATTTTCAAAAGAAATTTCCGTAAGACCCATGGAGATATTTAAAAGATATGAATAATGGCGACTTTGAGAAAGCATTAGAGCTGTATAAGAAAAGTGATTTTAAAAATGCTCTACTGAATTTGGATGTTTTTGATGATAATTTTGATTCTTTGTCCCTTAAGGCTCTAATCTATTTTAGGCTTAAAGATTATAAGGCGCTTTTGTATATTCTAGATACTTATCCTGTTTTAAGTGAGTGTAGATTTTTAATTAAACTTTTAAATTATGGTAAATTTGAGGGGCAGGTGGGTGAATTAAGTTATTTTGAAAATTATAATCTTGGTGTTTTTTATTTTGGACAAAAAAAATATGAAAATTCTTTGGATTGTTTTTTAAAAGCAAGTGAACAAAATTCTAGTCTTATTCAAGCTGTTAATAATGTTGCTGTTTTACTTGAAATGTTAAACAGAAGAGAAGAAGCTAAAGATGTCCTCCTTAGGGCCATGGATATAGACAAAGATAATCCTCTTGTTAAGTTAAATGGATGGCTTTTAAAGAATAACTTTGCATTTGAAGGTGTAAAGCCTTTAGAAATTGAGGAGAGTTTTTGCGGAGCTAATCTTGCTCTTGTTGTTAACTATTTGATATACTACCTCTACGTCATAGGGGAGATAGGCAGTGCCGTTGAGCTTTCTGAGAGGTTTTTAACGGACTCTAGTTATTCTAAATATATTTGGCATAATAGGGCCACCGTCTTGCATAAAATAGGGAATATGACACAAGCTACTAAATCTTACGTAAGGGCTATCTTGAGTTTTCCCAATATTTATACAATATATAATATGCATATAGCTACAGTAGATCTCTTAAATTTTTCTCCTAGGAAAGCTATCGAGAGAATGGTCCTAGATTATCCTGATATGGACTTGGTTTGTTTTTATGCTTTTTTATTTTTCTTAAGGAACCGTGATCTTGAGGACGCATATTTTTATATGAAAAAGCTTTGCGAACTTAGGCCAGAAACTTACTCTGAATTTTTAAAGTTACTTGAGGCTAGGGAAGATGTTTTGATCGAAGAACTTTTAGAAGAGTTGGCAATATTTTTAAAGGGGAATTGGGTATCGGAATATTTGTTTTTTGTTGATAATTCCTTAAATTTAAAAGATCCTGTTTTTGTGTTTGATTATGATATTAGGATTTGTCCTTATATTTGGAAAGTTAAAGATGAACACATTGAGCTTAGAGTTAACAGTAACGAGATTTCTATTACTAGAGAGATTTTATTAAATGAGCTTGGTAGCATTAACACTGATGTTTCAGTCAGAGAAATTAAGAACTTAATTGGTGCTTATAGAGATTTTAGAATTAATTGTTAATGTGAGCATTTTACTTTTTGTTGACAATGTTATTTGTCTAATATACTATTTATTAGTACGTAAGGAGAGATGCCAGAGTGGCCGAATGGGGCTTCCTGCTAAGAAGTTGTCCTTTTAAAAGGGGACCATGGGTTCGAATCCCATTCTCTCCGTAGGGGCTCTTGTTGAATACCTTGACAAGAATTTCTTTGATTTAATAAAATGTGTAGTGATCTGGGAGAGGTGGCAGAGTGGTTGAATGCTACGGTCTTGAAAACCGTCGTAGGTGTAAACCTACCGTGAGTTCGAATCTCACCCTCTCCGTTTGGTTATAAGATACCCAAGACTGGGCTTGGGTATCTAGTTCTCGGTGTTTTTGTTAACTGGGAATGTAAATTCGATCTTTCCACTTGCGTGATCACTTATTGTAAGTGGGTCGTAGAAGAAAATTACATTATTGTTTTTAAAGTAGTATTTGTTTTTTTTAAAAGTATCTTCGAAGCTGTCTTTGGATAAGCTTTGGTTAATGTCGCCTTTACTGAACTCTTTAACTTCTTTTTTAACTTGTTCTTTCAGTACTTGCATCAAAGAGTCTAGTTG
The sequence above is drawn from the Borrelia sp. RT5S genome and encodes:
- a CDS encoding fibronectin type III domain-containing protein → MRLIFTFVLFFLCIHGVFSQELKLILDSKDGFKFIQEYHNVSFEKDSRGILGIYLDRHRGVLDVSNVDLRLEIEKDNLLKDTSLNYFIDSSNAKVSNSFHNISGNSLIFYSSRNTLRLKPVTRKAFFYSGNVISDFTIQFWLYRTTSVTGEMIVSWNGYKNIKGAWLDQAIRLESEEGTFVWSFNNVFLNEKGDPVKVKIKSDDDFVPKEWHLHTIRYKQKEGLLEYLIDSRPQAIEYITNDRREGSGYLLSIGNFIDFTLGQYFTGAIENFEIHKSFEEVSNAFFSRNKGYIVTEPIRLSKDYSQILSIDFDTMKPRDTEIVYYYRLDNKVFYGTDGSGEVKKNLTGDWIHFDPKIGFPGSSVSKYIQLKVEFYPNGNPLDSPALYSMMLTYIPEAAPFPPVITKAVPSSGEVFIEWVPVINSNIVGYYIYIGISPGNYHGKSGGVLSSPIDVGNKTAFKITGLEDGRLYYISVASYSLDKRVNETSFSKEISVRPMEIFKRYE
- a CDS encoding tetratricopeptide repeat protein → MNNGDFEKALELYKKSDFKNALLNLDVFDDNFDSLSLKALIYFRLKDYKALLYILDTYPVLSECRFLIKLLNYGKFEGQVGELSYFENYNLGVFYFGQKKYENSLDCFLKASEQNSSLIQAVNNVAVLLEMLNRREEAKDVLLRAMDIDKDNPLVKLNGWLLKNNFAFEGVKPLEIEESFCGANLALVVNYLIYYLYVIGEIGSAVELSERFLTDSSYSKYIWHNRATVLHKIGNMTQATKSYVRAILSFPNIYTIYNMHIATVDLLNFSPRKAIERMVLDYPDMDLVCFYAFLFFLRNRDLEDAYFYMKKLCELRPETYSEFLKLLEAREDVLIEELLEELAIFLKGNWVSEYLFFVDNSLNLKDPVFVFDYDIRICPYIWKVKDEHIELRVNSNEISITREILLNELGSINTDVSVREIKNLIGAYRDFRINC